The segment TGGGCCGAGGGAAGAAGTTCTCCCTAGGAACTCTGAAATTGTATTCCGGTTCTTGAAACAAAGAAAGCAGTTTATCAGCAAAAGAATCCACATTAACAAGAATTGCAAACACAGAGGAAGGAGCAACAAGTACCAGAATAGAAGTTGACCAAAATGTTGATGGGTCGGTATTCAGATGTTCGCAAAGCTGGCTCAACCAATCGCAAAGCTGCCTCATCCTAAGATTAAGCCCCAACACAAAAACTGTTATTATATTAAAGCAATTGAGATAAACCCTTTGAAAAGgatggaggaggagaagaaaccTGGAGTAAGAGAACAACGTGAGAGAAAATGTCACCCATAGGAAGAAGAAGCTTGACAACATCAGTACTTATGTTAAAAGGTAAGTTGGACACAACCTGcattattcataataataataataataatatacaagTGTAAACCATCAATATTAAGACAGATGTGGTGCTTGCTGAGTTAGAGCCACAGAGAAGAGAGAAACTTGTGTGAGACCTTTGCAAGAGCAAAATCAGGATGAGATAAGTTTCTAGTCTCTAAAAAGGAGAGCATGTGAGAACGGATGTGAGACTTGACAAAATCCTCATGCAAAACCTacaaatgaatgaatgaatgtaCCCCCATCTCTTGTTAGAAAACCAGTCCACAAAGCATCCATCAGAGAGACAAACCACACGAGCTGTTGTTGTTGGTGATAATACCTTGAACTTGTCGGAACCTGCGAATCTTTCTCTCACCAAATCCACCATATGAGGATCCTATAAGAATTTGGTTGCAAAACTCAGAATCAACAATGCCTGCttgtaaacaaacaaacaaacaaagatcTGAGGAATGTAGGAAACCTTGTCGATGGCAAGAACAGAAGCACCTAAGTTGAGAAGAACATTGGTCAAAGAGCCAGTCCCAGGTCCTATCTCTAATACAAAATCTCCTTCTTTCACTTTAGCCGCTGCCGCTAGCTGATCGTTTATGTCCGAATTCAGCATGTAATGCTGTCCCATgacacacaaaaaaagaaaggttTCAATCATTATTATATACCACTTGGCTAAGAACGTGAGAGCACACAAGGTGTTCGACAGTTTATCTCAACGAAGCAGATATACTCAAATTAACAGAAATGGggttaaagagagagagagaaagggagaAGGAACCTGCCCAAGGGATTTTCTGGGAAAGCGGCCTCGAGAATTGAGTGATTTGATGGTTGCGTGGTAATCATCATCTGTGCTCTTCGCGCCGCAacacaccttcttcttcttcttcttgttcctcAAAAGAGATATATTTGAGCTCCTCCTTGAGAAAGAGGCCAAGGTTTCCCTCAGTGAGGGAGAACTGTCTCCGTTGTTGTTCATCCATGACGGAACCCGCGAGGAATTGATGGTTGATGTTATTGTTACCACCACActcatcctctctctctctctttttgctCCCGATAAAGAACCAAACCTTTGCTCTCTCTCACTTGTTTTGCTCTAATCCACCGCAATTTACTTGCAAATATCACCACGTTCTCACTAATACAGCAGCAGATGTAGCTGTGGTGTAGTGGTTATCACGTTTGCCTTACACGCAAAAGGTCTCCAGTTCGATCCTGGGCagcacctttttttttttttttgttttatacattttggattaaaaaaaaggtttattTCTTTAACTCAGTGGAAAGACTGACTACAAAGATGGATGTGCAAGTCTCTGAAACAAGATGGTCTACTAgattagagaaaaaaatcaaagccAAATCCCTTTTATACAGACCTGAAACTAGGTTTTTACTAAAAATAACACGAGTATGTTCCTATCCAAACAAAAGACGACGCCTTACAGACTTTGAAAAGCTACTACTACTTgcttctctcttcttttctgCAGAAGCAGAAGCTACTGAGCTCCCCCCTGTGTCTATATTTTCAGCTGGTGTGGCTGCTGCTTTCGTTGAACGGTAGAAATCAGTAATACTTCTTTGTGCACCCATTGACGATGATCCTGCTACCCCTTCTTCACAAACATTCTTCTTTTTCGACTCTCGCAGTTTCTGTCAGTTTTAACCAAAAACAATAAGCCAAAGGGAGGGAAACAAAACGGACAAAACCCAAATATCAAtcgatagagagagagagagagaaccatTCACATTACCTTTTCTTGTAGGAAGTGCTCTGTCTCCTCAGGAAAAGCAGACTGGACAAGTCCTATGCATTCATCAGTTAGCAAGAAGCATTCACCGTTATCATCTTGCACCTGTGGTTCATTTAACCCATCTAAGGGATCAACAACACAATCCTCCTCTTCCACcacttcttcttcgtctttttCCCATACAACAATCGGTTTCTCTGGAGTTAAACCACATGTAGATATGGGTTTTCTCCACCTTATCACAAATGACTTATGCCCATATCTAGTTTTCATGCACTTGACTGAATGAAACTCGTACTGGTCGCATAACAAGGGATTTcccttgttgtt is part of the Brassica rapa cultivar Chiifu-401-42 chromosome A09, CAAS_Brap_v3.01, whole genome shotgun sequence genome and harbors:
- the LOC103843813 gene encoding ribosomal RNA small subunit methyltransferase, chloroplastic, which codes for MSVVVTITSTINSSRVPSWMNNNGDSSPSLRETLASFSRRSSNISLLRNKKKKKKVCCGAKSTDDDYHATIKSLNSRGRFPRKSLGQHYMLNSDINDQLAAAAKVKEGDFVLEIGPGTGSLTNVLLNLGASVLAIDKDPHMVDLVRERFAGSDKFKVLHEDFVKSHIRSHMLSFLETRNLSHPDFALAKVVSNLPFNISTDVVKLLLPMGDIFSHVVLLLQDEAALRLVEPALRTSEYRPINILVNFYSEPEYNFRVPRENFFPRPKVDAAVVTFKLKHPRDYPDVSSTKSFFSLVNSAFNGKRKMLRKSLQHLSSSPEIEKALGVAGLPVTSRPEELTLGDFVKLHNVIGRE